The genomic stretch TAATACCTACCACATTCCTATTCTTTACATTTTCTATATACCAAAGTTTGAACCTGAAGGTATCCAACTCCCCAGCCTTCGCACCGACCTATTTTGTTTTTTGTAGGCACATGATGTTGATCTTTCTCTTTGTCATGGTATTCACCACCTCCATAGATTTTCCTATTAGAGTGTCTATGTTTCATGTCCCAAATTTTAACCTTCTGTCGCTCCGACCTTTAcctttatctttttctttgtgaactagcttatttatCCTCATCTGTTCACGAAAATGCAGGAACCCTTATTCATTTAACACTACTCACGGGCACTGATGCAGCGGCTCTTGCTCATTTAACATTGTACGCGAGCTATACAACACGTTGCTTTTGGACAACGACCTAACTTTAGCGTAATAACGTCTTTGATCTACGTCATGAAAATTcgactaaatttttatattaactgTTAAATGCCTAACACAACCCTCATCTTTTATCCGAATTTGGGACCAGTTATGTACTGCTGGTGTAATATAGGCAAAGTTACCgttaatataaaataacttataaaatatttaattataaatagctatattaataaaaataactattttacGATTTTTAGGGCTTGTTTGGGTGAGTTTCtaagaaaagatctttttttgagttatcttttttttaaaagatcttatgaaaaagtaaaagtaattttatgtttggatatcttaTGTAAAAAATcgttttatctatcaattatgtttgggtataacaatataaaagtacttttttatttatctactacatgaaaaacatcttttttttcaaagaaaaaagatcttttaaaaaaagatgtaaattacaacttctcaaaaaatatgtttttctgatttttctagtacttttacttttactactagaaatttgccaaacacattaaaaataaaaaagatcttttttcattaaaaaaaatcttattttatcaaaataatggcGCTCAAACAAACACTTATtcagttacttgataatccacaataaaaaatttaatttaataattatataaaacaCTTGCAATCATCTTTCAAGTAATTTACATCATTACTTTAATAAACAAgtcatatttaattttatttaaatttaatatatatacattatcaatataaaataatactatCTAAATACCAAATTATACATTATCGtatacataaaaattatatattcaaCCACATCTTTACAAAAACAAGCATATAATCAATAGAAAaagcataataataataataataataataaaataataataataataataataataactaaaatttaattttaatatattaataatataaaaaattacataaaattatttaattatgtatttatatgatttttaagtgatataattaaaaattatttactatTATTAAGGTGAGAATATAAATTCCTTATATATTACTTGGAaggtagttttttttttttttcaaatattgaTCGCCGGTTCACTATTCCCTCCTTTGCCATGTTTCTCTCCTGGTTAGTCAAAAGTGTAATCACAAATTCACGATtctcgaaaaaaaaaaagagaaaacattGCAGTAAGTGCCTGGTTGGTGCCACTTGCCCCATCGATCCTGTTTCTcgttaaattttaaataattaaaaaaattaaaaaaattttccaaGCCCACTGAGAGTGacgtttaaatttttaatcgCAGCCATTTCACTCTGCAATGCACGGAACCTACGTGGTCGCTTCGTTCTTATTTAATTCCAAATCCAACATCACGGCAAACCCGAACACTACCACCACAGAAAACAATATGGCGGAGAACACGGCAGCGAGGTTTATGTGCAGCTTCGGCGGCCAGATCAGGCACCACGATGGCGGCGGCAGTAACAACCACCAACACTTCTTTTACTACGGCGGCAACAACAGGATTCTCGAAGTCGATCGCAACATCAGCTTCCACGATTTGACCGCTGAGCTCTCCGCCCTCTGCGGAGGCGCTGCCATTAACTTCTTCAAGTATCTTATCCCCGGCGACGATCTCGACACACTCGTTACAGTCACCAACGATAGAGACCTCGGTTACATGATGAGGGAATATGATCTGCACTTCCCAGGTTCTGCTTCCGCTGACCGGATGAGAATCTTTCTTTTCTTCGATCCCGTCCACAACGGTGCTGCCGCAGTAAATTCCTCCTACGAGTATCAGGGCGTCAATGTCATGGTGATGATGATAGTGACAGTAGTGTTGATGTTGATCTTGACGTGGTTGCTGTTGGTGGTGGCGACGGCTGTCGTCGAGGTGGTGATGGCTATAATGGAGGTGATGGTGGTggagtggtggtggtggtaattGTAACGGTGATATCGGTATTGATGTCTGCTGTCGTCCATCGTGATGGTGATGGAGTGGAGGTGGTGGGTGGGGTAGGGGTGTTGgactggtggcagtggactagcTAATGGTGATGCAGGCGTTGGCGTTCACAATAATGGTGTTGGTGTGGGTGGAATTGACGGAAGAGGTAAAGAAGAAGGGAAGGGTCTATGTGGTGATAGATTGGGATGTTTGATTGCTAAGCTCTTTCGCCCCTAAACAAATGTTAGAAATTTGAATTCTGTCTTGAATACAGCAATTCATTTTCCAATAAGATACCCTCAAATTCGCGACGGATAACGCCATGTTGGTGGAATtcagggaagagaaagaagataGAAATGTTTTGGTGcgattttaattgaaaaaaaaggggataaaatttgaattatatatatcgtgaataatttttaaaaaaaggatACAGAgctaatattattaaaatataaaaaattaatttgatcgAGAGGGAAAATGAAACTGACTTAGCGAAATAATTTGAGAGATTATTTGTTACTATATTAAGTATTAACAGTATAAAGGAATATTATATTGTCATCTAAATCACTGGCAAGTTGTTGGGGCTTGTGGAGTAGTGGTGTATGATACTGTATGTGATCTTAATTTAGCCTGGGAACCTAGGAAGCTTTTTCTGCCTCTGTTGAGGACCAAGATTCAGGATCTTGCTGACCCCGGCTAGGTTTGCTGCTCCTGATGCTCATACTTGCGCTCAATAGAGCCAATTCTCTCGTTAGgtcttgttttcttttcttgacctgttagttttttttttttttttttttaaagttactACCTTTATTGTAATCAAATAGTTCAATTACAGTACCCACATAATCAGAGATAAACATAtgcaataataaaaatttgggAACTTCCATAAACAACAATACCAAACTAAAACATTagggatttaaaaaaaaaggtaaagctattctctcttctttagtttcaattgcTATGCCTTTCAAATTGTCCAAATTCTTCCATAAATATCAGATCTTGGGACGATTTATATCCGTAAAAAATGAAAACATTAACATATATATCCatactaaattaaaattaaatttatactCACGTGAGATGTCTTTCGtataacaaaatcaaaattaaacttgtATTCACGTAAGATGTTCTTCCTGTGACAAAAATACCCTACGTGACAGTGGCACTCTAACCCTCTAAAATTAGAGTACTTTTATCATGTGAAAAAGCATCTTACGTGAATACAAGTTTAGTTTCGATTTAATGTGAGTACATATGTcagtgtttttattttttatgggtATAAATGatcatttattctttttttttatggttaTTTACCAAGTTATTACAAAAATAgatccttttaatttttttaataattgaggGAGTAAAATATAATCTCctactattaattttataagtggaataaaaaataaatatgagaaaaaacaataaaaacttaaaaatcacactttacactctcaattttttttaacaataaaaaaaatccatttcTAATTATTACTATGTAACTATGTTTCtgtttttaggattttaaaGCTAAGTTAGTCAAGGTCGGATCAAGTTACGGGGTGAGGGGACACTTGCCCCGTAGAGTAGTTAAGACAAAAaatgtataattatatataataaatatataattgctCCCATTGTTATGTTATTTTTGTCTTCACAatcaattataaattattattatattgtctttgtctttattttattttattttattgtgttaaatttaatttagtatcagtactaaaaataaataaataaattaacttaataaaaaattattaaataataataatataatttttaaaaataacaaataaattaattatcaaactaaagattagtttttaaatataagtataattattagtttttttatcATGAAAAATGAGTGCagataaaaaagatattatttatctattaattaatattttatttttaaaataatataatatttttttatttttactcttaATTGATCTTGTTTATAACAATTGGATATTGTTAATAAATTTCTTATGTGATAAGTATTATAACTATGCAAATAGACTTTCTAATTGAGCATGAGATAATGGATAGTTAGAAATTACAATGAGCGATGgaataattatttaagaatatagaatttaatttttttccattttatatataattctatttttaaattata from Arachis stenosperma cultivar V10309 chromosome 9, arast.V10309.gnm1.PFL2, whole genome shotgun sequence encodes the following:
- the LOC130951701 gene encoding uncharacterized protein LOC130951701 yields the protein MAENTAARFMCSFGGQIRHHDGGGSNNHQHFFYYGGNNRILEVDRNISFHDLTAELSALCGGAAINFFKYLIPGDDLDTLVTVTNDRDLGYMMREYDLHFPGSASADRMRIFLFFDPVHNGAAAVNSSYEYQGVNVMVMMIVTVVLMLILTWLLLVVATAVVEVVMAIMEVMVVEWWWW